TACGTTGAGTGAGAATTCAGATTCAAATTCTCCACTTGtttgttttaagtaaaaaatatcATGCAAAAGACAAAACTACATTAGTTATTGACTTTAGTGATTTGTAATTTAGTGTTGCCAATTTACGTAACAATTCGTTGGTAATAGCGCATTTTATTAGATCAATTTGCTTATTGGGTGCGGAGCATATCTAAGAGTAAAAAGCGATAGATTTAATGAAGGATCTTAATTTCCACACTTTGCCACTGATTTTCAACTTAaagaaaactaaagaataatAATTAGTTTGCTGGAAATTTTATCTGACTTCTGACTTCTGACTTCTAGTACTTTGTTTTTAACATATTATGACTTCTGAGGGTGCTGTTAACGGGTGCTATATAGCAGTCgttaatgtgataaaatttaaaatgaattatttttttttttttaggatatagaaaaaattgaatatgtaTTAAATGTGTGTTAGTTTAGATGGAGAAAGCTAAATCATTTTGTAAAATCAtagctgaaaaataaaaattttgccAATTTCCTATGCAGGTGGGATTTGTGATAGATCATAAATGAACCACAGCTGGTTCATTAACAGGTGCCATCATGAGAAGGGTAATTAAGATTAATTTAATTCAGGACTTTGTTTATACTGTATGTTCAAAACAAAGAGGgtcattttaagttttaataatgcatttatattttcttacaaGACTATTAGAATATGTCACTGATACgaaaaatctttgaaaattgaattttggaccAAATGTTTCTCTAGCACTATGATTCCTGTTTGTTTGTGTCTTTGAGGGAGCGTTAgggatattaaaatttatatattgatatgccaatttttaaatataatattaaaaataaaataataattacaaaatttatttatatattattaatgtgaTACTAATCAAATTTATTGTCCGGTCTTTACcgtcaaataaataaactatgaCCGAATTCGATCTATGCAAAGGTATCTCCTTATGAGAATAAGCATAAATCGTGTACAACAAGtcgtataaaaaataaaaatatcatatttaccACTAATTTACTAAgcttttttcttataaaaaaaaaaaatacaaagctttttataataaaatagataataattttaaattttccttaacattgtcctttcttttcttttctttttttgtaaaacCTCGGTGGATAGAGTAGCGGTGAATACAataatgtttttctttcttctttttgttttgaaaaaccagCTTTGTTCTCAACTTCTTATGttcttctaaataaaaaataaaaaaataaaaaaagtaaaagcatTGTTCTAATGTCATATCAATATCATCTTGGTTCTAAAAAGAAATCATTATTGTCCTTAAAAACAAGAAATCATTATTGTACTCACCGCTCCTCTAGCTATCGACCGAGGTTTAAGGCATTTATTACCAACCTTTCCTTGCCCATGTTGAATACTCTGACTAGTCCCACACCTGCCCCCCACGTGGTCAACATATTACATCTGACAGGTGTGAACATTAAGATATACCTTTGCATATTTCTCAAGGTTAGACATAGATAGAACTAGTAGAACCGTTGTTTTAACTTTTTGACATGTCTTGCATGTAGATCGAGctaacacctttttttttttctctctctctcaattaaggattcaaaatttattgttatttaatttttaatttaggatttctcatattatcATTCAGATTCACTTACACTAAAACTTCATCATATGATTGTTGAATGAtgatccttttttattttattttttgttcccACATCTTTTGCTGTGTGAATGTTACACTAACATGAACGTAATGTTCATGCGACatgaattttgaaaagaatGGCATAAATATTGGAAATCactattctttttgtttcaaactttcaattaTTTCTTATCCTAAAAACAAATTCCaattatttggattttggactATCATATATCATTTATTCGATGTGTCATAGCCAATTTAAAGCACCCATTTTATTCTATAGAGTAAGACGAGATTAAGaaaccaatcaaacaaaaaaaaaaaaaaaacaacaaaaagggaTTAAGAAAAGTTAGAAGATTTCCATTGATGTAATCATGACAATGAATGACGCTTAATTtacagaaaaaaataataataataataattcaacaAATATGAAATTATATGATAGTATGAGAGTGACAGAcattcatttattcttttttcttcttctatttttttcttctttcttcttctaagCGACAGAcaaattcaattaaatactcAGTTAGCAATTATTATgattaaattagtatttttttggtcTCAAAGATCCGTAGAACGAGAATGTCCAGTCGACAATCTCCCAAGTTTAGGTAGGAAAATTGGCTAgttttttagattttcaaactcaaaacaGTTGGAACACATGCATACAGTCTCTTTCAATTATGCAAAAACCTACCTTTTTTGTCCCCACTCGTTAAAGAGCGTTAAAAGATGTTTGAAAAGATTGCATTTCACATTGGAAATAGTCTGAGTCAATTAGATAAATCTGAACTTTTGATTTTAACAACAATTCTAAGACTAcgtaaaaaaaatcacaacttttgttattattgtctATATGTGGGGatgataaatttatatgaaaGTGACATGTAAATTAGATAGTCTACCATATAAGATAGTATTATGATAAAAGTTGTGACTTTTTATGCGGTACTAAAATTACTCGCTTAGATTTTTAAGTGTCCCATTACAATCTTAATGTAAAATTATTAACTAGTAACAAATAACGGTGGTCATATCAATAGAAACGCATTTAGGATCTCCCAATCATGCATAATATCAATATCCAACTGGTAATTTAGTCGCAGCTAATAATCTTGCTCAAGATCTTAGCCATACAACTGATACAAGGTTGTTAGACAACCAAATCTTCATTAGCTCGCTCATTTCTTCACATTTTATTCAGTCATTTTACATCACATGTTTCCAAAGCAACACAGTAACCCTACAAGTACAAACTGTCGCCAACTGGCCCTACTAACAGTTTACTTGGATGCTTACTAATGGCCAATGGATCTAGCAATGAGGAATTATTGTATCTAAGTCtaataataatgtataaaatatCAATGAATGATGCAGACTTACTGCTTGTCatttgaggagagagagagagagaatagatcCCTAATTCAAAGGGGTCTAAGAATCCCCCCCATACACACTACTTCCTCCTCCCCCACCAATATTTTGACTAATATTGACATATACCAAATTTTCCTTAATGATTCTATCGAGCTCTTAGTTACATACATACATTACTTTTGGCAAATTTTTGTGTCTCCATTCTACAACTATATATCCATTTGATTCAACATGTTGATTCTATTAACGATTTAATCTAAGATCTATAACTCAATATTGGTCTAGTGATTTTTAAAACCTTATAAAAACTATGAGATGCTGAGGTTCAAACAACTAGTCAACATCTTGAAACCATCCCAAGAAATTCTTTCCTATAATTATTCGGCTTGCTTAAAACGAATTACTTCATAGTTCATACACTCAAAAATAATCAAGTGCTAGAAAAGCTATGGACACTGATATAGACCCCTAAAATATAATCAATAATTGACGTATTGAAGGCAACAGGGATAGAACAAACATGTACAAATGGCCACGCATCAACCATATCCCATTTCATACGAGAGCACCAAACAGAAACCTTACCCATTGTGCAGTATCGTTTTGCAATAATgtagaattttcttttctattggaAAATATAGTAGATCTGGCTTGACCAATCGTTTTTTAAGAGTAACATTCATGATGGAGACAGGAACAAAATGATAAGACGTATTATTTTAGACTTATCACGAGGTATACCCCAATCTTTACCTAAACCTTGTATAACTGAGCCCACATTATCCCACGCTCCACTTGCACACCCAACTGAAAAATCTGAACAGGCTCTATGATATCAATGTTTTCCCAATCCTCACTGGTCCAGAAGTACTAGCAAAGTAGCAAGACTCCTGACTTCTGTAATATCCAGATGAACACGACAACATTCAAATCAGATGGGAAACATCACAAGTAATTACTTGAAATGAAGAACCTAGGCTTGCATTTAAGGGCAGTAGAAAACTATATATTCCATGTGAGACATTGGGCTCAACCAAGTGCCCCTAAGACATACTTCAATGTGAATTTCGATTTCCACACCTAATATGGACCCATCAATACAACTAGACAAGAAATGCTAACCCCAAACCAAAGTTAAGGGAAAGATTTTTGTGGCAGGGAATTATACCTTCCCTACTATTCGTTGAATCTTCCAAAATATTTCACCAAAACAAGAGATACACAGATGGAAACTGAAGAAAAACATTTAGAACAATACATTGCAATAGAAATTTGTAGAATACTCCAAAAAATATCATAAAGtgtactctctcctctcacataaatagtCAGTTCCACTATGAATTTACTTATTGGAACCCACTATTACGTGAGAGAGTAGACATTTATCGTACTCCCGAGTATTATATAATTACCCCTTTTCCCACACAAGAAACACATGCATGTATTTAAGTTTTGTATACTTCTTTCTTCTGCCAGTGGCAAGTGACCAAAGATCAGACCTTGCATTCATATAAATTGCAGCACATCATGCAGGATCCAATTGTCTTCAGAATATTTGCACTAGGatcattttataagaaaagcCCCGTTTAAGATTACAGTGCATAAACACATAATTCTACAAAGCAAACTGGTTCATGCCAGCACCAGCATTCTAATTTAGAACAACCTAAAACCATGTCATGCATGCCAGCATTCTAATTTAGAACAGCACCATAGTCAACTAGGAAATTTTCAGTTTACACATGCATGCCACTAAGGTTAAGACTCAACAAAATATTCACTCTACACGCCGGCGCTTCTTTGCAAGATTATCAAAGACCTGGTGGACATCATCAGCTGTGATTGGCTTTGATGAATCAAAGGACTCCTGAAAcagggaaaagaagaagggaaaatgCATATAAACGTTTATGCGAGCATAGTACACTAAAAAATGTAACAAAGAAAAAGCCAGCCAAGCCCTTGCTTTCACCCTTCTGCTTTATAAAACCAGTAAATGAGTCATTAAGAAGACAAACAAATACATACCAGGAAAGTACGAATTTCATCCTTCATATCTGCAATGCCACTTAAAATCTCCATTTTCTCTATATGACCAAGTTTATTGAATAAACTTAGCTCAGCACCCTCCTGTTGCTGCaacttttctttcctcttctgTGTTGCCATTTGCTCATACTCTGCAATTGAGTCCTCCTTGTCAAGCAGAAACGCAATACGCTTCTGATTGTAAAGAACTATGCATTTTTCGCATCTGCAGAGTACATCCCGCCAGTTTTTGGAAAGAAACAGTGGTTTACTGTCTAAAGCAGGAGAATCAACCCCCAAGTTAACTCCAAGAACACAAGTAGATGTATGTGAACTGGCATCTTTTACGCAAGGATCTGAAACCACAATCTTCTGAGAACTTTCTCCAACAAACGAACTGTTCCCATCAGAGACATTAGCTCCACCCATTTTAGGATTATTATGAGCATTAACATCATTATCTAGTTTTCCAGATCCACCAGCTGAAGATGTATCTTCCACCACATTCTTATCCTTAGTATCTACAGTAGCATCACCCTGCCTACCTGCTGCCCAAATGGATTGAGGATACAGtcccagaaaagaaaagctggCTGAGCAGGCCTTACATATGAAATCTTCATACAGAGGTTCTCCTTCATCATCTCTTGGAACCTGTGGTATGGCAGAAAGATGGGTGAAGCACCAAACAACTAAACAATGACAATTGgaggaaatgaaaaaattgctaCCACAAAATTAGAGAAGCACCTAGATGATGTTTgagctgctttttttttttttggggggggggggggggggggggggtgggtgggggAAGAAGGGGAGCACCAGTTCTCAGCTGTAGCTTCTCTTTAAAATGTAAAAGATAGACTAAAAGAGTGGTTCAGAAAGAGAAGTCAAGAATAGACatcttttaacaaaaatttaactTAAATGGGAAAAGAAGTTGAATGGCGTTGAACTAAGCGGACACAATAATGAACAGTATGCAGATACCTCAACCACAATGcaagagaaattaaaattaaactctTTTTACATTGTtagtttcagtttcagcaaacaAGTGTATATGAAATGAAGTGTTCAACATGGAACAGAATTGCAGATGGTAATGTTTTCATTATGTTAATTGTGTCTTTTCTTCAGGCAAGTAGCACAAACATAAGACAAATTCATGGTCTCAGGTAAAACTACACACAACAAGGCAAGAGCCTCCAAGTTTGAGAACAAGGCATAGCCTATGCATTAATATCAGACACATTCCAAGACAAGACATGCAACTATAGTAGATAGTCAGTAATTTAAACCAAAAGGACAGTATTCTGCAGGGTTGATGTATGCTAGAATACAACATCaatatactaaaaaatatttccttttatCAGTGTTAAGTTTAATTGATGAACGTCTCTTTTTCCAGTATAATAGGGTGGGGTGAGGGCAATACCAAAGGGACATCTACAGGCAGAGTAACCCCAGTAACATCATTGTTCAACAAAATTACCACAATGATAGATGGCAATCGGCAAGCCCCAAAAACATGGATTGGCTCAGTTGTTTCCCAGTAAGCACAAGCAAACAGATGTGTATATAACAGGACAATGAAGTGACTCATCAATTTTTCTAACCCTACCATCaatgttatttaattatgtaCATGTAAGAATGGGCTCCTCAATTTGACAGCAAGAATCAGAAGGCCTTGCATCATTTGAACACTACTATCAGAATCTTGCCATGACCAATTGTTTGCAAAACCATAATATGATTTGCATAAAGTTAGAAGAACATAAAACAAAGACAGAGGAAGAATTGAGAGCCATAGTGAAAACACAAGCTAGCAACCTCGCCAGAAGGCTCAAGACCAAGATGCTCCTCATGAAACCAGTCCTCACATATACAGCACTGTATCATCTCTACTTGTTCTTCTACATCAGGATCAGGATAGGGGCGACTGCATGTGCAATATGAACCTTTGAAATTATGATTATATGAATTCTCAGCATTCTCTATGTCTTTGTTTGGGAAAATCTTGCAGAAGAACtccccaaattttgaatttccaCAGTCGCACCTAAAGTTTCTCTTGGTC
This DNA window, taken from Quercus robur chromosome 2, dhQueRobu3.1, whole genome shotgun sequence, encodes the following:
- the LOC126713319 gene encoding uncharacterized protein LOC126713319 isoform X2 → MAGELDDEAEQTVSIQEYLKGVEEQELIVELWTKRNFRCDCGNSKFGEFFCKIFPNKDIENAENSYNHNFKGSYCTCSRPYPDPDVEEQVEMIQCCICEDWFHEEHLGLEPSGEVPRDDEGEPLYEDFICKACSASFSFLGLYPQSIWAAGRQGDATVDTKDKNVVEDTSSAGGSGKLDNDVNAHNNPKMGGANVSDGNSSFVGESSQKIVVSDPCVKDASSHTSTCVLGVNLGVDSPALDSKPLFLSKNWRDVLCRCEKCIVLYNQKRIAFLLDKEDSIAEYEQMATQKRKEKLQQQEGAELSLFNKLGHIEKMEILSGIADMKDEIRTFLESFDSSKPITADDVHQVFDNLAKKRRRVE
- the LOC126713319 gene encoding uncharacterized protein LOC126713319 isoform X1, yielding MAGELDDEAEQTVSIQEYLKGVEEQELEADLVLGGDEGKECTYTNGYMKRQAIFSCLTCTPDGNAGVCTACSLSCHDGHEIVELWTKRNFRCDCGNSKFGEFFCKIFPNKDIENAENSYNHNFKGSYCTCSRPYPDPDVEEQVEMIQCCICEDWFHEEHLGLEPSGEVPRDDEGEPLYEDFICKACSASFSFLGLYPQSIWAAGRQGDATVDTKDKNVVEDTSSAGGSGKLDNDVNAHNNPKMGGANVSDGNSSFVGESSQKIVVSDPCVKDASSHTSTCVLGVNLGVDSPALDSKPLFLSKNWRDVLCRCEKCIVLYNQKRIAFLLDKEDSIAEYEQMATQKRKEKLQQQEGAELSLFNKLGHIEKMEILSGIADMKDEIRTFLESFDSSKPITADDVHQVFDNLAKKRRRVE